Within Solea solea chromosome 1, fSolSol10.1, whole genome shotgun sequence, the genomic segment aaaataaaatgccagTCCAAAATGAATGCTGCGTCAATTTACCTAAATCTCATCAAATTTCATATTTCAACGACCAATGAGAAAGAGCACATACTCTCTCTTAGGGAGAAAGAGTGGGTAGAGTAGTGAAATACAGAACAGTAACAACAGACTCTCTGCTATGTGTATAAAGaaaacacgtgcacacacactatCATGGTTAACTTACTTGACAAGGCCCGACGTATTCTTAAGGACTGTGGCTGCAAACAGCTGGGAGACACCAACCAAACTCACCCCATCCACCTCCACTATCTGGTCATTGACTCGAATCCTAACCACACAAACAGAGTAGAGAGTGTCACGTCATCGGAGCCACGCTGAATCCCCCACCAAACACGAGCCGGACGCCCAGATGCACCTTCCATCCTTCTGTGTTGCGCCGCCTTCAGTTACTGTCTTGACAAAGATTCCCAGTTTTTCCAGTCCCTGGTCGGCTCCTACACCCATTCCTATGATACTGATACCCAGACCCTCGTGTCCTggagggaaaagaagaagaagaaggagagaatATTTGACAAACAGCTCAACTAAAGTTTTAGGTTTAAAATTTCTGCCTTGAATGGTAGCAACAATGTACAGGCAAAATGGCTGTAGTGACAGAAGTGAATTCAGTAATATCAAGacatagaaaagaaaaatgaacagggagaacacaaacaaacccttTTTTATCTCCACTGGAAAGACGTCCATCCTGTCCACTCTCTTCTCCAGCTCATACTCAGCAGAGGCAGCCACTGGGTCAATGTCCTCATTTTGTCTGTCGTATTCTGCATTAGAATAAGTGCTGAACACCTGACAGACATTTAAACCAGAAGAGAAAATGATCATCTTAAATACTGTTAACGCACTTCTAGGTGGTAGACGTTCAGAGCAGACGTTTACAGAGAACCATCTGCAGCTATTGACCCAACAACACACTGTTTATGTTGGCAAATAGATCAGCGTGAGTGCGAACGAATCCGAGAGTTGGCAAATTTGAAGTGTACAAACATGATTTTCTGACCGCAAAACATCTCGGTGCACAAGCACAAGTCAGTTTCAGTAGCTGACACTGCacggactgctgctgctgctggtgctgtaCGTTTATATCACGAAAGCTCTGAGCTGAGTGCTGACAGGAGGAAACAAGTGAGATCTTGccttttctcctccctccctggATCAGAAACATGGCTTTGGGCTAAAACTTGTCTTATATTGGTTTAAGGAGCTGAAACTGACAGTCACACACATCTACAATGAGGACAAGAGACACTGCAGAACACCTGACTCtgtattagtttttgttttctttaccttgATTGGTGCTGTGGAGAACCTGACCTTCCtcttttctgcctctgtgtcGTCGCCATCCTGAGCAGGAACACCAGGAATTTCCTCATATTCCAATAAACACCGGTTTCCTGCCTGCAGTGCATTTCCAAAGTCTGGTTTTGGTGGTGTTGAATGTTCTGGCTGACGCGGAGATTCTTTATTAAACACAAAATCCTTGTTCTCAATCCTGCAGATTACTGCAGATCCCGTCTTGTCCTCCCTACTGCCCGCGGCGGTGTCACCTTTTCCATCACTACAACCTTTCCACAGCACATGCTTGACCTCCTCGTGCTCAGATCCATTTTCACATTGCTCCTTCTCTTGACTTTGTCTACATCCTTGCTCTTCACCCTTACCATGCCTCTTCTCCTCAGCGTCCTTGTCAACATCCTTCTCATCCATCACACCATTCTCTTTACTTCCATCCCCTATCTCCACTCCTACATCTatctttttctccctttcttccctCTTTTCAGTCGACTTCTTCTCAGCTGGTGAAATGTACTCTCTGTTCTGCTCCTCCTTTTCACCCTCCCATGGATCATCCACTTGCCAATACTTGTTTCTTCCACTTTCTCCGTCATCTTCAATCTCTTTTTTACGTGACGTGCTTGTGGTTAACTGCCTCTGTTGCTCTTCTGTGGGAGCGACGGTCCTTGCTCTTTCTATGCGAGCCTCTTCAAAGACATCATCAACGAGGGCCTCCACACTTCCTCCAGCAAATGTGTTCATATTAACTTCCCGCTCATCCTGCAACCATTGTTTGATCTCCTTTCGCTCTTTTTCTTCTTCGGTCCCATCACTTTCTGACGAGTCTGTGTTTACATCAACAAGTTCAGCTCTCACTGGCTCAGGAGTTAGGCAGAAATCAGGATTAGTGCATTTGGGCCCTTTTCCCTCTGCTTGTGTTCCTGTGGTTTCACCAGGTTTGTCAAGATAAGAGGGAAGTTTTCTGGATGTGTCACCATGCAACATATGAGAGTTAAGGTGACTTGTCAGTGTTGTGGGTGCAGTAACCTTAGCTGAGGAAACATCTAGGACATGTAGGTTTATGGATTGATCTTTATCGAAGCCATTCTGCTTCCTTCGCCCATTcgcctcttcctctttttccgcctgtgtccctcctcctcctcctccgcaaTCATCTGCATCTACTTTACCATCTGCCGTCCCCTTGCTTTCTCTGCCAGTCACAGGTTTTGAAACTCCTCCAACCTCCATCACCTTGGTCTCAAACAGCCTCCGGGTTACAGTGAACTTCTGAGCCAGAGCCGCTCTGTCGATGTCTTTTATCTCGTCTGATCTAGAAGTTCTCCCTTGCACTGAGGATTCTGGAAGAGAAGAAATGCTGGCCACCGTGCTCAGAATAGACGAGGAACTCATGACTGAACGTCTGGATCCAGCATAAGGTGACGTTTGCGGCTGTGGGCTAGGATTTTGTGGGGAGAGGAGGGATGTGGAGCCAGAACTCAGTAGAGGCCCACCATCTTGTTTCAGCTGATTGCTGTCCATTTGGAGGAAGATGTTGTCTCTGATCTTGGTCCCTCTAGTGCTGTGAACCCTCCCTCTGCTCCCTGTGCTGGTATGGCACATTATGGGATCTGACAGGCTGGTTGGCAGCCTGCTTAGttccacagcagctgcagctttggTTCCTTGTTGTAGACTGGTGCCAGTGTCAAATGAGCATTTAATGGCATGAAAGTCAGACTTATAGGTTATCCTGTGAGGGGAGGCACTTCGGCCTTTGCCGTCGGTCCGCATCATTGGAGAATGGAGGTTCTCTGGAGTAAGAAAATACACTGGAGAGTTGAAGAGGAAGCTGTTCCCAGGTAATTAAAGCACCTAGGCAAGTGTTGAGCAGGTAGATGATGTCTGAGGGTTTTGCTGATACACTGGATGATGGCAGTAAGGCAATAATGAGCTGGTTAATAGGGCTGGTGATTTTAAGAGGTTACTGCATTTGTGAGATGACGGCATGTGACAAAGGCAAGCTCTTCGTCGGTAAACTTCATATTCTTCAGGTAAACGTCTGGTATTTCAAAGCAAAAGTCTCCTGGAAATACAGTGCGAGAAAGGTTTGTTGTCATACTTTGGCCATCGTTACACTTTAATTTGAGTTAACTTAACAATGCTGTGATATAAATGCAGCCAAGACAATCGAATAAGCCACTCTCTCTTAACTTCTATCTACACATCAGCAAATATTCATACTTACAGAGCAACTGGGGGATTATGTCTGCCAAAATACGAAACGCAGCAGCTATTTCGACGCAGGTATTTATGATTAACTTGTTTGCAGCAGCAATGATGTATCCTGAATGCTGCTTTTAGATGCTGTCGGAAAACTAAGTGACCAGTGTATGGCAGCGTGGTAAAGTATATCTGCACATTTTCTATTAATTTTGTCACTGTgacatgtcttgtttttagtCGAAGTGActgtcaaaaaacacaaatatgttattttgagCGTTCGTTCAATGTGTTAAGCTGATAATTGAAGCTCAGTTTGTTGGATGCTCCGTTTTGTCTTCCTTAATTCACGAACAATATTGCCGTTTTGTAATTCAGCGACTAGAGCCCCAGCGTAACATTATGGCGATGTTACGCTGGGGCTCTAGTCGCTGAATTACAAAACGGCAATATATTTGCCACCTAAGgctgttgcaaaaaaaaaaagtgtggctAAAACTACAGGACAAGTATGTGCGTAAATCTCAGTACTGGGGTTTACAACGGCATTTGAACGCGACATATCTCACCAACCTGGGTTCTAGAGTGCGCGCGCAGTTTAAAGGTCGAGGCTGTCAGGGGAGAACGGCCATTTGAATCAGGAACAATTAACCAATATAAGCTAATACTTCAAGTTCAGCATTTTCCCCACACCGTTTTCCAAGTGCGaattctctctgtctgttcGCAGTCTGCCGGTGACGGCTCCCTCGCTGtgataaacacagacagatggCGACTCATGTCACTAAATACTGTAAATGGATTAACCTCGTGTAATCCTGTGTAAACTACTCCACCAACTGAAACACTGAcggtgagggagtgagtgagtgagtaaccAGCACTTAAGCAACTTTTGTACATATGACAAGTTGTTACACTTGTGCTTAGTAATGTGTTACTGGTCACCTTAGCCTAATCTTTATCACAGCAATATCATTAGCTTCAAttcagtggaagcaaatgtcaCCAGTGACGTCATCTATTACAACAAATACTGCATTATTGTACTCCTATCAGTGTACTCCTAACAGTATACTCAAATATATctatgtgtgtactgtatgtatgtgcacTGAGAAACTGAGGTTTACACAGAATGTTCTAGAACCATGGAAATATCCAGGGAGCAGCAGTTATCTGCCTT encodes:
- the LOC131462627 gene encoding neurabin-1-like, which codes for MMRTDGKGRSASPHRITYKSDFHAIKCSFDTGTSLQQGTKAAAAVELSRLPTSLSDPIMCHTSTGSRGRVHSTRGTKIRDNIFLQMDSNQLKQDGGPLLSSGSTSLLSPQNPSPQPQTSPYAGSRRSVMSSSSILSTVASISSLPESSVQGRTSRSDEIKDIDRAALAQKFTVTRRLFETKVMEVGGVSKPVTGRESKGTADGKVDADDCGGGGGGTQAEKEEEANGRRKQNGFDKDQSINLHVLDVSSAKVTAPTTLTSHLNSHMLHGDTSRKLPSYLDKPGETTGTQAEGKGPKCTNPDFCLTPEPVRAELVDVNTDSSESDGTEEEKERKEIKQWLQDEREVNMNTFAGGSVEALVDDVFEEARIERARTVAPTEEQQRQLTTSTSRKKEIEDDGESGRNKYWQVDDPWEGEKEEQNREYISPAEKKSTEKREEREKKIDVGVEIGDGSKENGVMDEKDVDKDAEEKRHGKGEEQGCRQSQEKEQCENGSEHEEVKHVLWKGCSDGKGDTAAGSREDKTGSAVICRIENKDFVFNKESPRQPEHSTPPKPDFGNALQAGNRCLLEYEEIPGVPAQDGDDTEAEKRKVRFSTAPIKVFSTYSNAEYDRQNEDIDPVAASAEYELEKRVDRMDVFPVEIKKGHEGLGISIIGMGVGADQGLEKLGIFVKTVTEGGATQKDGRIRVNDQIVEVDGVSLVGVSQLFAATVLKNTSGLVKFLIGREKEGVESEVARLINESLEMDKLSRKSETAGEDEDSDDGGMSERDSVTEQEEEEEDEEDVSALSWLDSHQLCLKYQQLLSKLQSKTAQLHHVREKLKVWEEQQVSWESQKAELEQRAEDGEEKAEKLEKYWQEAQTLCRVVSQRLADAQSQSESLEIKYGKAKRLVREYQSREEERERTEADLRREMEERDKQHKDAFERLQMKMAQLDNNEPSAERNNHCVDSSLMSPDWNIPVPDTMRLDSSAHIGRAQLAQKSKRHPPSRDKLRESFRKQEDEVQKPQSAPTEVQRSSRSNMSSISSFSALCPLPPTSSVFTPPIYVTDVTPSPCKSKASRKSKKKFPDFSGLRKSIGKRKSEKHSRRSTNSTGSCGDLLDEPTGVSPSDSVSSMPSCLPFPWFGERGREKEEEEEERGRERLRSVSSSSLPYLTTTGRRARSIGSPVGSSSMGHSSDHSLSGHSHTFTFSSTETLDDDPVPTNNNNQWQSRPVLQWDNQQVCLWLTAIGMHQYMSEFAARGVDGRQLLNMDNEKLKALGVCSQSDRSVLKKKLKEMKKREEKDQRKGEKWLKEEKRREKDQVLDKENDRKDKTRMATERSVTDVGYGVKTIRTESLL